The nucleotide window CTGTGGTAATGGGCTCGCCCATTGGGCAGTAGCTATGGCCCAAACCGAACATTCCACAGCGAGAAGGGGCTCCTATGGTCACACCCAGAGAGGATAGCTACGATGGTCGCCCCCACCTCCccttatttgattaaaaaaaaatatttaagtgatacacttttttttttttaatatcttttgatGGAGTCAACCAAAAGATCAAACTGTCAAGGCCCAGAGACTCAGGGTGTAAATTGGTTCGGTCCGGGGATGATTTCGGTCCATCATCATTTTTCCTGATCAGACCAGACCATTCACTCCTAGTGGATCAGACCGAACCGTTAGCTCAGGCCAGTTTCTAATGGGCCCCAATCATACAAAAAAGTTCATCATTCTTGAAGTATACAAAAAGTCTGCAATGTGTATTTTGGGCTCATtagtataaaaaagaaaactcacaatatttataattttgaataatacaattatttacctttatttgcacattttttacttaaaaatagcctaaaaaaagttgttaaaattatcaaaattgataattatatattagttaattgatattggttaattaataattatatatttaacattttatattgtcaatagttataggttaaatgaaaattacataattcacTTATATAactgatatataaaatttataaaaaaatattttaaaaaatatatttgtagttCAGTTGGTCCGATCTGGTCCAGGGTGAAAAAATCCCACCCAAGACCAGACCGAAACCCATTCGGTCCCACAAATGGAGGATCGAAACCGGCCAAACAAATATTCGGTCCGATCGAGATCGAACCATTCAATCTAGTTAGTTTTTCCTATAAAATTTTACACCCTTTCTAGATAGCTTCCTAAAGCTAatgcttgagagagagagagagagagagagagagagagaggggtaacAAGGAGGGATCTACCATATTCATTGAGTATTTAATGCTACTTGAAAAATAGTATGGACAACAATAAATTCCATGCAACCTAATTTATGTGTATTGTATGAGGATgtgaaatcactatttattttaaaagtttgaattaatgagaagatgtaaattttattatttattttatatcttaacacttatTCTTACGTGTGGATCAAACTACTCTTCAATGGATAAGGTTTGGCAGTTTTTTCcagttttattttatcatgacaTCATCAGGCAATCGCAAAAACACTTGCTATCAACATCCCCACCATTGCATTTATAACAGTACTCAtgtaacaaaaaacaaaaacaaaaaaaacattgaacTACAAACAGAAGCGATGACAATTCCAATAATCGATATTCGTTTCCTTCATTGATTCTGGAAAGAGACCAAATTGGTTCCTGTCAGTGGGTGGGTCTCCCACTCTTTCTGCTCAATGGTGGGTGCACTCTCAACCCTAGCACAGGGTGTCACAACCCTAGCACAGGGTGTCAAAACAAGCAACACCACCCGCTGGCAGCTGAATGGCCCATCTGAAAGTACTTCATGAGTTGCCAACTTTCCAGGTCTTTTCAAGTTCATTCAAAACTCCCATCCATGTAAAGTTATTTCGTTATTGCTTTACCATGGAGTTCATCATGGTTCATTGACTAGCTCAGTTTTCGTACACTCTCTCCAGAACCCCCCCACATTTCAGATTCCAGAGGATTTTCTTCATGACATAATGCTTTCTTGGGTTCTTTTAGTAGTTACGTACAATTGAATTAGTCGAAATAAACTGCAAAGATTGGAAAGATTGGTAGAATTTATACAAGTTTTCGTTCTGCTCTAATAAAGCTACCTTTGGTTGCTTGTAATGAAGTACATTTTGAGAGTTAGAACCATAATGTTTGTTTAACGGAAAATGCTGTTCTTATGGAACCCTGACTCAAATTCCTTCATAATTGATGCCCCCTTTCGAAATTTATAAAGAAAGATATTCAGCTCTTGTTGAAATAAACGGAAAAAGTGAGAGGCTGATTATTTCACAAAGGAAGTCAGAGCCTGAACCTCTCTAAGTTCATTAATCTTCCTTCGTTTCTTCTTCAAACAAAGAGATTAGCTCCGTGAATACTAGTTCTAGACTTCCAGTCAGTGAAGTTAGTACCATTTTCGTGAAATTGACATTTCTGCAGACTTTTGAGGTTGAACACATGGTTATCTCTGTCCTTAATATTAGCTGCGATCTGTTAGTTGTGGGAAAACATATTGTGTTGTGTGGCATGGATCGCCAAAAGTTAATCTCCTTCATTGATGATGTCGTTGAGATTTCTCAGGGCATTACTAGACCGACTCTAATCCATTTTCCACCACCTGCAAATAGTCGGATCTGTGCAATGACCCAAAAGTGCTAATCTCTGTTAAGACTACCATCAATCACTTGTATCAGAATTTTACTTAGAACACACCTGATATTGGACTTAACACTTGCTGATGTCATGGATTCATAATCCGCACAATTAATCCATAGAATACGATATACAAATACACATCACAAGTGTGTTGTATTACaagattttctcttttctttggcACAATTACATTGCAGAATACTGATTCAAATCATAAGATGGTGGCTAGTTAGAAGCGTCCTGTAGGCTTGTACCCACGTAACTGAAACATCTGCATATCACTATATTCGAACATCAAAAAACAATTTCTCTGCCCCTAgtactcatcatcttcatctcttCGTCGGGTGAATCTGCTCGCAACAGCAGTTATAGCAccaagaaacagaaacagagcAAAAATGTCAAATCCACCTCCAACGCCGACGGCGACACTCGGACCAGgtgcaaagaaagaaaatggtgaCCAACCCCAGCCACCGTAGAAAGGTACACCATAACCATAACCGTACCCACCAACTAAAGGCGGTGCAACTGGAGGATTGACGTAAATGTTGGTCCTGCCAAATAAACTTAATCATGTCAATAGACTGGTAGATGATATCTTGCTTAGAATTTTATGCAGTTAAATTCGTAGATGGGAAAtcaaaatggaaatgaaatCAAGATAGAAAACCTAAAAGGAGCATTTTTTTTAGTTCTTGGCCTCCATACGTTCGTTATACAAGAGAAGCCAATACAGTATCCATTACAAGCCTAATGGACTTGGGACAAAAGTGATCCGGTATTGAATGCTCAGTATCATCAAGAATGAAAGACATGGTTGGTCGACCATAAGCACATCAATCATATCTTGAATTTGGCCCAATGGCATTTTATTGGTGCTCAAAATAAGCAATCTCTTGTTGTTCTTTTTACATGTGAGGCAAAATATGTGGCTGTCACTTCATTGTATGTCAACGTCCTTTTTTATCACAGAGTATGCTTAATCACAGGTAgttataaatgaaataaaataatatgcttaaTCACATTAATGTTCAAGTTGATGGGTCtacaaacatttttctttgtaGTATTCCACCTATTGATTCAGCAAAGAATCCAATCACTAGTGAAAAAAGCAAGCACTTAGATACATGATTCCACTTTACTAGAGATATCAACCTTTTTGTTCGAGATAGAAGATCACGCAATTGGCTCCCTCACAATTAAGAGAATGATGGAAAGGCAAAAATAACTGCATCCGGACTAGGGGGTGGTTGATGTTAATCCGATTCTTCTAAAAATGTTGAGATTTAGTTCAAATTGCTCTACAACTGTCCTAGAAGACAATTGAATGTCAACTTTATCTTATATGGTGTCAAATATACCTAGGAatagttttgttgttgtttaatatttatacaGGATTAGTTTATTGTGGTTCTATTTAAATTCTTCCTTTAAGTGGGTCAAGTCACTATCAGTGTGTACAacaacaatcaataaaatttcagttttccaCCTTCTTCTTTTGCCTCTGCCCAATGTTTCCCTATTCTTTACTGTGTTTGTCCCACttaatttgttttctcatttattattatatttttttcccaatattATTGGCCACTCAATTAAATAAGTTTCAACTAAGTAAACCACAAAAATGCATTGTGGAGGATGTAAGAACAAAGTCTACCAATAGGAACACCTGCCACAAGTCATAGAATAGAGCACTgaaaatgcatattatataaTCAAGCAAGTTCAGCTGACATCTATTGGAGTTATTTCTCTTCACAGTACCTTTCCTTGCTAAGAAAAAGTCCAACACCAAGAATTATCCTTGTTACAAATAAGTTATAAAGGGTACCAAAACCAATGCCCAAATTTAAATAGAACAGTATTGTAATTCCAAAATACCTAGAATTATTGTTGATTCTGGGGGCTGACCGAGGTGCCGATGGCCGGAAAGCCTGGCCGCCAACTCTTCCGCCACTCTTGGCAGCAGATGCATCATGAACTGAGCCCAGTGTCAACACCCCAGCTGCCAGTGTTACTATGGCCAGCTTTCCCAACTGGTTCACACTCTTCCTGGGAAAACCCAATACCCAGCACACAATCTTTTCTCAGAAATGATTGCAAAAAGCAAAAACAGggtaaaaaagagaaaaggaaaacgTAGAATTTCCAATTGAAGGAACTACCAAAAAAGTATGCGATTTAGTTGGGTGACATTACCCTCGAGAGTCGTTGTGGTCATGAGGTGGGTATCTGCATGAGATTGTTTTAACTGGGTAGAGAATCTTTGTCCTTGGTTTGTGGGTCGGTGGAGAGCTGAGGGCGTTGGTGAGGAAACTTTGCTGAGATGATGCCATGGACATGTTTGCTGTTGGAAATAGGCCTGTATCTATCAGCAGAATCGCGGTACTTGTGCTCCAACTCCAATTTTCAGTTGTAGTTTTCtgatagatttttattttcgcGGGGACGTTGTTCTATTTGTGCACGGAACAATAGCCTCATCCTTTGCATGATCCTGAGTCTGCCACTTGTAAAGATAGTAATGGCTAAAACTCATACAACCGACCCCACATAGGTTGAGATTAAGCAAGAGTAACATCTAATAAACCGAGTGCTTAAAGAGAGTTTTGGCTTCTAATGATCTAATTTCTTGAACGTTTTAATaaactattaaatattaatgtatattgATCTTGTATGTATTGAAAATATAGACATTTGCAATTGCATTATCTAATATGTGATTAgaatattaatatgatttaatgtaataattagattataaGATAACTATATCTCACATGTCATATCaagtcatatcagtttataaatttatttttataaaatttatttttgcataaaagtagcatttttctttttcaaagaagTTATCATTTTGGTGTCAATACTCGACAGGCAGCTCATTTTGCAAAAATAAGAAggaaatatatacatttataaatGTATAGACACATATAAAGGTTAAAACAATGTTGAGAGCCCATATTTCCCGAATCCCAATACGCATAATCCTCAATTACATAATTTAGTCGccaaaatggaaataaaaaataaaaatatataaacttttgTAAGTCCCAATTTTTCCAATATATaggatagaaaaatattttaatcacaaaaaaattatataaaagtaaatttataaattaacttgaCTTGATGcaatacgttagattataaaattatttttaatataaaataaatctaatgcatcatataaaatcatgctaatttatgaatttacttttatataatctagttACATATGTAACAATTCTATATTGGATATATTATTTCCAACCTTTGCTTAATTAAGATACGCGCATATGCATCCACGCCTTGCATGACAGTGTAGGCTTGTGaccaaaaatcttaaaaaggttgtttggaaataatttttctctcgtttcattatgattttcttatcaaatatcacctaaatatacatatttttaaattaatcatttattttgctaaatttttaaataaaagacaaaaaataatttaactttttcaaatcttaaaataaaaataatattaaaaaaataatattttaacaatattttaaccttataatatattttttttattcaatttttttctctcattttctaaaatccaataaatacttaacaaattatctcataattattcacacaattatcaactcatctcatttctcaaacatCCTCCAAGGACAAAATGATTTCACCGGactctataaaaatatataaattgaattatataatatttatctaatttatgggacaaaaataaatgttgaaaaaatattaaattgccATTTAAGGCATGTGACTATGTGAGTCTTTTCGAGAGCAAGCAGCCGTTAAGTAAAGACCTGCAAATGTGCGTTCGTTcgagagtaatgctatatacaaatctcaaatagataagtctcatataagttttttgtaaaaaaataagttctactaataaataataattttttttacactttttaaaagTGAGGTCTACTTTTTACAAGGACTTGCATGAAATTTACCTATTTAgaacttatacaaatcatttctctttctcatatattatataatatatcagtattactcatatattatatatatatatatatatatgggcttACGAGATGCTGAGGAGCCTTGCCCCTGTAATTATCATTTCAGAAATAGATAATGTGATATTGAGGGCAAAACTAGCTCAAGAGAACAAATAGATAATGCGATATCGGAATGCCCTAAAGATGGCATCTTGCATACATCCCATACAACTTCGAAGCCATAAAACACTTCAGCAATGaacccctctctttctcaaaagTTTTCCACATCCTCACCTCACAAGTGGAATGAGTAAATACTCAGCATAGAAGAGCTGCAAAAAGAAACAAGATATCCTAtgattaagaagaaaataacaaagCGAAATTGAATCGATTCCAAGGTGTATACTCTACTAAATGATTCCAAGGTCTTAGGTAGAGTCAGCAACGTCGGCTCATGTTGATCTAGCAGGTTTGAGGAGGGTTCGATATGCGACCAAGTTCGCTAACAGTTCATATTTATCACGCCACACCaccaaaatgtcaaaaatgatttgtataacccaaatgttgaaagcttttaccCTCTGCTGAGTAATCAATCAGTAAATATAGGTTGGGTAGCATCTGAGAATCAAACTCATTCAATCAACACAAGCAGGTTCCGGTAATTTGTCAGCCTTTGCCAATCTtcttcttaatattattattttaagaggaTGGTAACCAGGTTTTTATTAACATTCCCTCGCTCTTGGTGGAGAAATACCTTTCCCGGCCTTATGAAAATAGGTTTCATGACTGAAAATTTAAGTGTTGATATATAATACTAGTGTCCCAAAATTGTGTTCGAGTGACATACATGTCTTTGACACAGCAAATGTAAGTCATATTAGGAATATCCCAACTATGTGGTCAACCACACAAAGGACCACCTGCACAGGAACAGAATAGAAATGGCTGAATCTTTGGTATAATAAAAGGTAGTACAAGTTACCTTCCAAATAAACATGTAGAAAGATGTGATTGCAGCTTTGCTGCTCAGATCAATAGATTTGGCACGTCTCCAAAGGGTTGTAGCCAAAATTGCATGTCCCAAAACCTGAACCAAAGCAAAGATAAACTTTTGTTGCTTCATGCAATAATTATGCAGCATGCGAGGGAAAAACTTGGATCATACTCATAAATCTTAgtattctcttctttttattagtaTAACCATCAGTCTTTTCAGTTGCAATGCAGTTCTGAGATCTAGAGTAGTTTTAGCCATGTTTTCCAATATTTCACCGCTTTCTGCATTTAGAATCAGAGGGGAGAAACCAAGCCATGCAATAAACTCAAGAGAAATAAACTGAACAGATTACCGTGATGACTCTACTCCAGAGGCAGCAAGATGCTAGACCGACTAAAAGGGCAACACCATAAGCCATTTCAAGAAGTGAAATGCAAATCCAAAATACCTGGCCAATGTAAAGCAGGAACAACCAATGGGAAAGATAGCACTTACAAAACCCTACAAGATTTTGCACTTAAGGAACATGTTCATACTGAAAACTAACCCGCTTTTGACCCAAATGCACTGAAAAAGAGCGGATGCCATACATCTTATCTCCATCAATATCGGGTATGTCCTACCACCAAATCCAGCAGTTAAAACTGAACGTAATACTTCAATATATATTGGattgaaaaaatacaaacttgaaatttaaatttatctatacTTATAATACACCCTTCTTAAAACAGGATATGAGCTTTTACCTTGAATAATGCTATAACAACCGAAAAAAAGCTCATGAATGCAGTAGCGAAAATCAGTGGCCTTGACAAGACAGCAGGTCTTTTGTATACATGGGTCTGGAAATGGAACGAGAATTAGTACCCAAACAATGGAAGTGCATCAAAATACACAGAAAAGATGATCcaagcttttccttttctttctagtTGTCAGGTATCGGttgctattttttgttttgaggtAATTGCCTGTGTGATGGACCAGATATTGCATGAGATAGTGCAAAGATTAAAACTGGACTTCGAATAATTATAGATAAACCTGAATATGTAGAAAAAATGCAAGCTGAACAATCACCGCCCGCACAACCAGGATGCACATTGCAGCAACTACTGCAAATCTCTTCCATCTCATTAGGGGCAACTAAAATCAAAGaagattttcaaataacagCATGTTGTAATAGTAAATACCATCAATGGAAATTTTCCCAAGATGCAACTAGTAACTAAACAAATGGAGCTGAAAAATAATCAAGGATTATCGTCTCAAAAAACGAACTTCATTTAATATATCACCAGATCAAGCCATTCAATTACCTTTCCCAACTAAAACTACTAAAAGTCACTTAACCAGAACCAAACCTTTTCTCTTCTCTGTGTGGGTTTCTGATCGAAAATGGAAGCAAGTGTCATGCAGTGAGTACTCTAGTACTTTGGCATTTGCTGCAGAGGATTCTGCGGTATGATGTTTactagctcttttttttttttttggtttttttataagtaatgcaTGCTAGCTCTTTAGGGTCTCTTTCATACATTACCCATCTATTTGGGTCATATTCCTTCAGCAATATCTAATAAATTATCTGCTCATCGaaaataagagtttttttttttctctaggtGACAGGGAGGAAAATCCAGCTTAGATCTCACCCCTGAGGTACAGGGGTTGTTGCCATTGGCCAAAGGCCACTGGaaaaatgaagttttgattaCAAACACAGATGTATATACTCAACATGCCTTTTACATGTGAACGGGTTGAGAATAACATATGAGCTGGATTCTTTTGGACGTTTTCACTCTAAATTTTGGAGAAACCGTTTATTTCTGATATTTCTTGCTACAAGAGAATGCATCagtagaaaaaatttattatggCTCAGGGTATAGATACACATCATATCAGACTAACACAACTGCACCATACAGCTATATGAGGAGTTCAAATCATTTATATGCGAGCAAAACCAACTCACATCTATTGAATAAGCAGTTCCAAGTAAAAAACTGATGAAGAGAGCCCAAAACAATGGCCATGAACCCACAATCCATCCAAGCCAAAAACTCTGTTAGAAAAGAAAGGAGATAATAAGCATGCATTCAGTCAAGAATCCAGATCAATGCTTGAATTTTCAAGACCATGGAAAATGCATCCTGAATAATGGAATAAAGAGAGGAATCACAAAATTTTACcgattaaaaatgaaaattcaggAGTATTCTAGTAGACTGTGaattacatttaaaaatatattgcgCACCAACCTATTTCCTTGActtcttttaattattagtttggtcTCTACAAGTTCTGCACTAATCTTATTCAATATACTTTATTAAATGATGTTTACTCAAATAAAAGTTCCCTATTTATTCAACGTACAACTTAAACATTCCAATTGAACATATTTCCAAtattaatgaaaagaaaatcgtTTTATAAAAGGTTTTATAACCTGTATCAACTGAAGAGAGCTGTGaacaaaaatataacttttaataCCAGAATGGAGAAAGACGTCACAATCATGACACCGGTTACAACTGAATATTCCCCTGATGCTAATGGAAGATATGGCTTGTTAACCTGCAATGAAACAACACAGTAAAGAAATAGAATTTGACAGTCCCCTTATGCTCCATGTATATTTTTTCCGGATATGAAATTCCAAGTAAAGTACAAAGAGTTTGAGGGAGAGAAGGGGGTTGGGGTGGGAGAGGGGGTTATTTGAATGAACGTATAGGTAAATTAGCTAGACTATGTTATCAGCTGGATATATGGTCTACAAGGTAATATCCTCCATTTTAATCACTCCCAATGATGGACCCTGGCCAGTAGTTTCAGACAATAGTATCTTTCTCTGTCCTTAGGCTGCAcaatttttgtttcttcatcATTGAAGTCACTGCAATGCTTTCAGTAGGACTCACTCATAAAACCTACCTTGTCTATATCAATGTCAGATAACTGATTCAGACCAACAATGTAAATGTTCATTAATAGGGCAGCAACCAAGGCCTGAAAAGCAATACAAAGGCTTAAGATTATTAAAGGTATACATGTAATGTTCAAGTTGATGTGATATTTGAGGCATCACCTCCACTACCCCATTGAAAAACAATGGAGATATATCTGAGAGCCTCTCGACTGCAAGGAGAGAGACTGAGATTATGCTTAATGCCTGCTGACAGAAAAATTAAGTTAAGGCCtctctaaaaattgaaaaagaaaaaatgaagaagaaagataaaaattaaatcttgaACCAATTAGATTCAGTATTAATTTTCAAGAGTGGTTCCTTGTAATACTATCGACTTTCAACTCAACTGTGCCTATGACCGTGTGTGGACGAGAAAACCGGTAAAAAGCATCCAAGGAGTTTTTTAATGAGTCCCAAATGCTTTTCGGTTTACAAGCTTCAGGCTCGGACTCCAGAGGGTATCCAGAGGCTGCATTCACCAAGCATGTTTTATCACGCCTCTTGTAAAATTTAGTTCTTTCCTCAAAGCTTCTGGTACTATGCTCTAAAAGATGCTGCTGAGACCTGATGTCTGACTGTCTCTCCAGAATGTTACATGCTCCGCCGCATCTTGAAAACTTGATTGCTAAATGAGATCCTACACTAGCAGAAATTGGAATGCTGACACATCCTGGACGGAACCGAAAAGGACAAATTACAGATtaattccaaaagaaaaaaatatgaagaatgaacacaaacacacacattcTTGAGATTTGGGGTCATACTTGGGGTGAAAACCTTCTGAAATCTATCAGTCCGTTCTCTCCCACCTGCCAATTATTGCAAGTTTACAATCATATAATGCATCATATACACGTTATACCAAGTAGCATCAGTACACTGATAATATCTCTAAGAATATAATTGGCAATCCATgcatacgtgtgtgtgtgtataaaaaCGCGCCCGAGCACACAGAAAAacattaacaaatatatatacattcttTATAAAAGGTGAGAAATGCCCAGATTATAAACAGCAGcttgctcttttttcttttttcttttttatctttcctAGAATACCGAAGTCAAAACGTGTGACAGCGTGAGAACACAAGAAGCAAGGCCGCCAGAGAGAGCCACACGTAGTGACACGGTTGAAGCAAATCCAAAGCATCTAAAACCCAGTCTGGCAGAATGCCAGAAACCccctcaaaaaaagaaaaaaaatgaagaccgTAAATTCAAGATTCAAAAATCAATCCATTGTTAACAAGAAGTGAACACAAATGATCATGTACGTACCGATACCGAGTGAAGAAGGTCTTGGGAAGGACCCAATAAGCATCGAATCCATTTTTAGTTCTTGAAACAAGAAAGAGGCATGCAAAAGCTCGAAACCTATCGCTCTCAATCCCAGCCTCTCTCAAGGAACAAAAATGGGATGTGATTTTAAGGGTCTGATTAATGAGGTTGAACAAAATGGTGACATTGGAAAATACTACGGTTAAGCTTACTgatgctatatattatataatataacaagGCATAGCCATGTACGGTTGGGAGCACGTGGCGGCCACTTCGTATATAAAGTTAGGGTATAAAGTTAGGAGCCGGTGAGAAagtttatctcatctaatttcatcaatatatatttttttaaatttttatataaaatataataaataatttcatttttttaaaattttaaaataataataatattaaaatatattttttaataatatattatttaactttcaacttttatttcaatctATCTCATTGCAACTCACTACCTTATAATATGTAtagaattttgataattttttttatttaatgattaagaaattttttttaataatattataattttttttttaaatatatatttaagaatataaaaaaaatttactcttATCGGAACACATCTCGGTGGGTGCAGCACTCCTCTAAATAATAAAAGCGAGTTATacaaagataaagataaagaatgCGTGATTTATGATGACATCGTTACTTTGTCACACTTATTACAGAAAATATAccaattttgtttgaatttataGGCCTCAATTGAGATATGCGTTAAATATTTTAgctattattaattaaataataaatattatgtgactcattttatgtgtctattttttaaaatattaaattgattaGAAACTTTAGAGTACTTTGATACTAATCTTATTataacaaaaacataataatattaatggt belongs to Juglans regia cultivar Chandler chromosome 8, Walnut 2.0, whole genome shotgun sequence and includes:
- the LOC109005530 gene encoding homogentisate phytyltransferase 1, chloroplastic-like, whose amino-acid sequence is MDSMLIGSFPRPSSLGIGGRERTDRFQKVFTPRCVSIPISASVGSHLAIKFSRCGGACNILERQSDIRSQQHLLEHSTRSFEERTKFYKRRDKTCLVNAASGYPLESEPEACKPKSIWDSLKNSLDAFYRFSRPHTVIGTALSIISVSLLAVERLSDISPLFFNGVVEALVAALLMNIYIVGLNQLSDIDIDKVNKPYLPLASGEYSVVTGVMIVTSFSILSFWLGWIVGSWPLFWALFISFLLGTAYSIDLPLMRWKRFAVVAAMCILVVRAVIVQLAFFLHIQTHVYKRPAVLSRPLIFATAFMSFFSVVIALFKDIPDIDGDKMYGIRSFSVHLGQKRVFWICISLLEMAYGVALLVGLASCCLWSRVITVLGHAILATTLWRRAKSIDLSSKAAITSFYMFIWKLFYAEYLLIPLVR
- the LOC109005118 gene encoding uncharacterized protein LOC109005118, which produces MSMASSQQSFLTNALSSPPTHKPRTKILYPVKTISCRYPPHDHNDSRGKSVNQLGKLAIVTLAAGVLTLGSVHDASAAKSGGRVGGQAFRPSAPRSAPRINNNSRTNIYVNPPVAPPLVGGYGYGYGVPFYGGWGWSPFSFFAPGPSVAVGVGGGFDIFALFLFLGAITAVASRFTRRRDEDDEY